The Palaemon carinicauda isolate YSFRI2023 chromosome 9, ASM3689809v2, whole genome shotgun sequence sequence TAATGGCAGTGCtacatttatatttcaaataatgaaAGTAAAGTACTCTAATGGTTCTTACCACAAAACACTTAACTGTACTCAACCTCTTCTCCTGTGCTGTGATtgatgcaaaaaagaaaaattataaaaaacaataaaatttaaaaaagaatttaacaGTACAGTAAGCCATTAAACATttaaaatgtcacaaaaattaatgATACACAGTTCTGTACATGGGCTTATTTTTTGATACATATCACAATCATTGGTTGAAATGTGATCATGgcaaccaaaagaaaatataaactacAATACTAAAATTCACAGTACTGTATAAAAATTACAGAAATAACACGGCAGTACTGTCATGCACAGTACTTCATACTTTAACTAGTCAATATAAACAAATGTACCGGGATACAACATAAGCTGGTTCAAAACTATCCTTTacatcaaaaaattataaaataccaAAATGGTcaagtaaacattattattatgaagacaaaatgtaaataaatatagatGTTGTTTTTGCTTCCAATCAACCAAATATGCATGTAATGAAAAATTCCTATTACAGCTTTTCCTATTATAAATTTAAAGGAAAGCTCACTGTAAATGTTAGATTTAAGAATTTACTAAtataaaaaaggacataaaaatttCACTTCTGTATTAACAATGTAATACAAATAAGTATGACTATGAATCAAAACAAATACAGGAACTCTGCATAGTAGTTATAAAAAATTCTGCCATAAAGAAAGATGAGAGAATTATCTATACAAGAGATCACAGTCTTTATTGTATTTAGAGTAATAGTTAAAGCTATGCAACAAAATATGAACCAGAAGGTGCTGATATAAAGGTTACAGTATTAGAAACTGTCTCCTGACTTTGCCCTCCAGTAGGATCATGAGGAATTCCACCAAACATTATTAAATGACCTCGTCCTAGAACCAAAGAATATAGCAATGATGGCTGAGGTGGGGTACCTATAATTGAGGACATTCTTTGAGTGTGATTTACTGGCCACCATCTAGCCCTATGATGAGTTATTACCTGACTAATATCCAAGAGATGAGGGGTAACTAAACTACGAGGTGTAACAGATCTGCTAGTAACAGAATTTCTCTCTATTTCTTGCTGTCTTTCTCCTTCTTGCTTACGAGAAAGTTCTTGTATTCTTTCCTTCATTCGAGATAAAACTTGGAGTCTACGTTGCCTGTCACTTGAGGCATTAGGTCTGATCGAAGGCCGTGGTCTACCCCGCCCTCGAATCCCCGGCCCATCAGCTTGTCCTTGCTGGCCACCTTCATCATTTTCATCACTACTGGATTCTCCCTGATCTGGAGGTGGAGGCTCGTGTCGAAGAGGGGCTCTCTGACGGGAAATATGCTCATAGATGCGACGTTCATCTGGTTGTTGCATGGGGGGAACCCAGACATTTGGAGGTTGCCTTCTTACAGGGCCAGGCACCCATAACTGAGACATGCTTCCACCGGGTGATGCACCATTTAGTCCATGTGTTGATAACACCACTATACTTTTCCCTACTTTGCAAGCAGGATTGTACCACATCTGAGAAGGCATAAACTCTGATTCTTCAATAAATATCTGTTCCCAATGCCATTTTGCACTACGGTCATATAAGTTGTCGGGAAGAGTCAAAAGCCAAATGTCATTGTATAATCTATTAGATCCACCACACCCAGCCAGGATTAGAATATGATTATCATCTAATTTAATTTGAGAATGACCAAGTCTAGGCATAGGCATGGGTTCTGACACAAGAGGTTTGAACCAGCACTGTCTAACAAGATCTAAACAAAAGACATCATTAGTACTTGCAGAAGTTCCCTCATGCTTCTGCAACCCACCAAACACTACCATCATACTACCATGCACAGTTGCAGAGTGACCAGCTGTAGGAGGTGGGGAACCAGGGTAATACAGCTGAGTCCAGCGATTTCCAAGAATATCATAAACAtgtaattcactaaatagaacccATTGCTGATGTAGAGGATATAATGATGGGTGTGTCCATCCACCAAATAACACAAGGCAATTATTCCATGTGACCATAGATGCATAGGCTTTTGGTGACGGATAAGTTCCTGTAGTTAAAAGTCTAGTCCATTCATGCATTCCTAAATCAAAACGCCACAGGTCATTAAAAGTTGTATTGGTGGCAGTACACCCACCAAAAACATACATAGAAGAATCAAATACACAAGCAGAGTGAGAATATCGCCTGCTAATCGGGATGACATGGCTGGGATAAGCGGGACTGAACCACTCGATGCATCCAACCTTCAGTGCAGAGAAGAAACGAGATTTCCTCTTTTCCACAACTCCTTGGCAGCAAGTATACCATCTCTGACAAACCTGTAAAAAATggcaaattttgataataatttgtaatttttcaatccatacaaacctgagtcctttacatagAATAGATGTCAGTGAAGGTGGAGTACTGTACTGGGAAGTTAAATTTTTATAACAAGGTGTAAATAAGTGACCAGCACAAGAATTCCTTGCTCTCTGTTTGCTCATTAAGCAGTCACTCTGATTGCAGTCGGGACTTCTAGGGAGTAGGTGATAGCGGGAAAGTTcaagtaaaggactcaggtttgtttgGTAAGGGAAAAttacaaatttagaagtaatttgtatttttctcaactatAAAAACCTGAAGTTCTTTACATAGGAGTTAGATATAGAGCAAGATATACCAGGTCCTGTTTGGGCTACAGGGATGAATTCTCGAGATTTAACACGAGACCCAGATCATAGCAAAACTTGAGTGTAGTAAAAGGGTCTCTAGCGAGTCTGCCTGGATCACACAATTGTCCAAATAATGAAGTAGAAGGATGTCATTGGGGTGGGCCCAGGCCAAAATTAGAGTGAACACCATTGTGAACACTTGCAGTTCTGTTGACAGGACAAAACACAGCACTTGAAACTGGTATATGTTACTGTGCAGTTAGAATCTTAGGAACTACCTTATCACTGactggattgggatctggaagtatgcatctgtCAGGTCCACTATGATCATGAAGTCCCCCTGGTCTGATTACCTGTCTGACCATGGCtgcagtctccatcttgaacaaagTTTGAAGGATAAATTTGTTCAAggttgagaggtctatgactggtctctaaCCTACAGATGTCTTCCAACAAAAAAATGTTAAACTGAAGAAGCCTGTGGACCCATCGATGACCTCTTGGAGGACGCCCTTCTCTTACATGGTCTGGTCTTCTGCCTCAAGGGCAATGTCCTTTACTGATTCCTTGGCAAAGGATGATGGGCTATTTGAACGACGGATCAGGGGAGGAGGAGAAATGATGAACAGAACGATGTATCCTGACCAAAGGACACTTACTGCCCATGGTTTGGCACCGTGGAACTCCCAACAATGCCACTTGCGTCTCAGGCATTCCCCCCCTCATTGGAATAGTGGGGAAATGCCTCCCTAGGGGGTGCTGCCCATGTCTAGCAGCTCTCTCTCCCCTTACTTGATGCCTTTTCCCCTGAAAGGGTTACTTTTCCTGGCAGTGTTCTGCCTTGAAAGATATTTCAAAGTCTTGTGCATTTGTTTCTACAGAGGAGGAGCTTTTGGCACAACTAGTTGGTAGGAACTGTGTACCACCCTTTAGTTTTCCCATTCATCCTTCATCCACCTCTTACTTGCTCATGTCCTGCCAAGCGCCCCTTGCCTTTTGAGGTCGTGCCAAAGCACAACCAGTGCCAAAGAGGGGAGCCAGTGTATGTGCATATACTTTTACGCTTGCAAGAGATGTTATTTTGCTCACGAGTGTTTGCTACGCACAGCCGAGGAGGGTTGTATGCACAAATGAGTTGGGGAACTCGCCAGCTGTCCAACCTAGAAAAGGCCAGGGGCGCTGGACAGGATATGAGCAAGGCAGAGGCGGATGAATGGGAAAACTGGAGGATGGTACACAGTTCTACCCACTTCAATGAGAAGGTCCTTCTATGGATGGGTGCCCTGGGCGCACACTCTGCAGACTGCATGCAAGTGCAGCTCGCTGGGATTTTGTAAGCCGCAGTGGCAAGATGGGGGGGCCACATTGGGCTACAGGAGCTCTCATGCTCTCTTAGAAGAACTGGAGGGTGCTGGCGGCGACAAATCACAAGCATGTCTACGAGTAACTCAAGGGGGATCCTCTCAAGCACAGAAAACAAAATGTGTCCACCGAAGTTCCCCGCAGGATTGGCAAGTCCTAAGGGGGGGAGGATGTCTAGTATCCATGCACACTCACCCTGTGGGGTCAGCAAGTTCAGCGCACACACTCACCCCAGGGGAGGACACAGAGGGTTGTTACCCTTGTGAGGGACAACCTGCAGAACCTGCGGTGGAGAGGAAAATGCTGAGGAAGCACTGTAGAAGCATGGGGCATGGGATATAGGTCCAGAGAGAAGGAACTTTCTTCTCTCAGCTCGAGAATGGGAATAGCCGAGGCTAACCCTGACCAGAGCAAATGGAAACTTTTGTTGTGTACCATGCTTCAACACCTCCAAAAGGCAATTCTTTGAGGGGGAACCTGATAGTTCGGAGGACAGCCACAAATGATGTAAAACATCAAAGGCAGACTCGCCACAGAAAGGTGCTGCTGCTTCACCAGGGAAAGCAACAGGATCTTCCTAGCCCGAAGGTTGTCCAGGGTCAAAGGGACATCTCTTACCAGGGAAGACGTCAATTAGAATTCTAAGTGACGGATCAAGCAAGCTCATTACGACTAGTCTAAGAGTGATCATGTAGCTCTCTTTATTCGGTCTGGAGGTCTCCTCGGGCTCATCGTGATGAGTTTCAGACCAGTTGATTGTTTCTTAATCATAATAAGTTGTGATGTCCATCTGACTCccttgggtctcctggtcaattccGAAGGTGAGGGAGGAGGACGTCGACCATTACCATAGTATTGGTTGAAAATGGTGGCTAGCAAGCATTCTGGCAAACTTAAATGAGTCATAGCAAAAAAAGCATTTCAGGCCAAGCTTCATTAAGAGGTATGGAGGGAGGGCATAACTCTCCTAGTCATACCTGGTTAATACTCATAGTTGTCATGACCGTTCCTACTCGGTAATGTCTTGACTCCGCAAGGGGAATATCTGGACTAGGCCTCTTCATAAACCTTCTCGCCAGGCTTC is a genomic window containing:
- the Fbxo42 gene encoding F-box only protein 42 isoform X2 → MYVFGGCTATNTTFNDLWRFDLGMHEWTRLLTTGTYPSPKAYASMVTWNNCLVLFGGWTHPSLYPLHQQWVLFSELHVYDILGNRWTQLYYPGSPPPTAGHSATVHGSMMVVFGGLQKHEGTSASTNDVFCLDLVRQCWFKPLVSEPMPMPRLGHSQIKLDDNHILILAGCGGSNRLYNDIWLLTLPDNLYDRSAKWHWEQIFIEESEFMPSQMWYNPACKVGKSIVVLSTHGLNGASPGGSMSQLWVPGPVRRQPPNVWVPPMQQPDERRIYEHISRQRAPLRHEPPPPDQGESSSDENDEGGQQGQADGPGIRGRGRPRPSIRPNASSDRQRRLQVLSRMKERIQELSRKQEGERQQEIERNSVTSRSVTPRSLVTPHLLDISQVITHHRARWWPVNHTQRMSSIIGTPPQPSLLYSLVLGRGHLIMFGGIPHDPTGGQSQETVSNTVTFISAPSGSYFVA
- the Fbxo42 gene encoding F-box only protein 42 isoform X1; translated protein: MASIEDIPEEILEYILCLVSPYNDLRSCRQVCQRWYTCCQGVVEKRKSRFFSALKVGCIEWFSPAYPSHVIPISRRYSHSACVFDSSMYVFGGCTATNTTFNDLWRFDLGMHEWTRLLTTGTYPSPKAYASMVTWNNCLVLFGGWTHPSLYPLHQQWVLFSELHVYDILGNRWTQLYYPGSPPPTAGHSATVHGSMMVVFGGLQKHEGTSASTNDVFCLDLVRQCWFKPLVSEPMPMPRLGHSQIKLDDNHILILAGCGGSNRLYNDIWLLTLPDNLYDRSAKWHWEQIFIEESEFMPSQMWYNPACKVGKSIVVLSTHGLNGASPGGSMSQLWVPGPVRRQPPNVWVPPMQQPDERRIYEHISRQRAPLRHEPPPPDQGESSSDENDEGGQQGQADGPGIRGRGRPRPSIRPNASSDRQRRLQVLSRMKERIQELSRKQEGERQQEIERNSVTSRSVTPRSLVTPHLLDISQVITHHRARWWPVNHTQRMSSIIGTPPQPSLLYSLVLGRGHLIMFGGIPHDPTGGQSQETVSNTVTFISAPSGSYFVA